A part of Methanobacterium formicicum genomic DNA contains:
- a CDS encoding AAA family ATPase, which translates to MKRIGILNVKGSLPNFEDFGKLPTHLLNDNGLVGGQKAHHVLNGLIIPGGSIVESESITPEVERVIRKMDAQGKFILGMCSGFQVLAHKTDIGRKSPCPVEREGLGILDVTFHPLIGTDRVEAEVADDSFLTTGMKGKSVTGFHCHTYGDIRGDAPPVLFSQVKRTDYTDNPRKILAGVRNDEGNVVGTMIHGSLDENPSLVNNILNYLDTDEEETKQIYQANQELLKKIKGEIGIGLDIYADYRLSSNMDGLHQPISGNNPENVEIPPFLMIASTGSDSGKTFLTTGMVGALRRKGYRVGVLKVGPDTRDLVPALYLNKERMVNFSSIKIGGLGWKGLKEIINTLKGKKYDLILIEGVMSVFTGLLNEKTPFSAAEIALAGNIPTIMVTGCNKGGIETAALDLASHLEMMEKLGIKTVGAILNKVYHEKIAENASRYIKKSTGLDWVARVPKAQLAARGGTPEVEIKLENFCQKAMETVEQHLDVEEIMKMAKKPEFTGYRPYSDILDIYLS; encoded by the coding sequence ATGAAAAGAATAGGCATCCTCAATGTTAAAGGGTCTCTGCCCAATTTCGAGGACTTTGGAAAACTTCCCACCCATTTGTTAAATGACAATGGGTTGGTAGGTGGCCAAAAGGCACACCATGTTCTGAATGGTCTCATAATACCCGGGGGCAGTATCGTAGAGTCAGAAAGTATCACTCCGGAGGTAGAAAGGGTTATCCGGAAAATGGATGCTCAGGGGAAGTTCATACTGGGGATGTGCTCTGGATTTCAGGTACTGGCCCATAAAACAGATATAGGGCGTAAATCTCCCTGTCCAGTGGAACGTGAGGGACTGGGAATACTGGATGTCACCTTCCATCCCCTTATTGGCACCGACCGGGTGGAAGCAGAAGTGGCTGATGACTCCTTCCTCACCACGGGAATGAAGGGAAAAAGTGTCACTGGATTCCATTGCCACACCTACGGGGATATAAGGGGAGATGCACCACCAGTACTATTTTCACAGGTTAAAAGAACCGATTACACGGATAATCCACGTAAAATACTTGCAGGGGTTCGTAATGATGAAGGAAACGTGGTGGGGACCATGATTCACGGTTCTCTGGATGAAAACCCCTCCCTGGTTAATAACATCCTGAATTACCTGGATACGGATGAAGAAGAAACAAAACAAATCTATCAGGCTAACCAGGAACTTCTAAAGAAAATCAAGGGAGAAATAGGAATCGGTCTGGATATTTACGCTGATTATCGGTTATCCTCCAACATGGATGGATTGCACCAACCAATCTCTGGAAATAACCCTGAAAATGTAGAAATACCTCCTTTCCTCATGATAGCCAGCACCGGGTCTGATTCAGGGAAAACATTCCTCACCACGGGAATGGTGGGAGCCCTGCGCAGGAAAGGCTACCGGGTGGGAGTTTTAAAGGTGGGCCCGGATACCCGGGACCTGGTGCCAGCCCTCTACCTCAACAAGGAAAGAATGGTCAACTTTTCATCCATTAAAATCGGTGGACTGGGCTGGAAAGGTTTGAAAGAGATAATCAACACTTTAAAAGGTAAAAAATATGATTTGATATTGATTGAGGGAGTTATGAGTGTTTTCACTGGCCTTTTAAATGAAAAAACACCCTTCTCTGCTGCGGAGATAGCTCTGGCCGGGAACATCCCCACCATCATGGTAACCGGATGTAACAAGGGAGGCATAGAAACCGCGGCACTGGATCTGGCTTCTCATCTGGAAATGATGGAGAAACTGGGCATAAAAACAGTTGGAGCTATTTTAAACAAGGTTTACCATGAAAAAATAGCAGAAAACGCCTCCCGCTACATTAAAAAAAGCACTGGGCTGGACTGGGTGGCCCGGGTACCCAAGGCCCAGCTGGCAGCCCGTGGTGGAACTCCGGAGGTGGAGATAAAACTGGAAAATTTCTGCCAGAAGGCCATGGAAACAGTGGAACAACACCTGGATGTTGAAGAAATAATGAAAATGGCTAAAAAACCTGAATTTACGGGTTACCGGCCTTACAGTGATATTTTGGATATTTATTTGTCCTAA